A single genomic interval of Phocoenobacter uteri harbors:
- a CDS encoding ABC transporter ATP-binding protein, translating into MDNITDTPVLELKNVTLRYSSRKRLALKKFLLSKYEREKVAKQTNSSRSDALSDVSIKFYRGDIVGILGRNGSGKSTLCRVISGVLEPTEGEVISRLDIGFLLSLKSFFSKELSGIDNIYLTGALLGKTKQEIEEKIDDIIDFSELQDSINKPVETYSNGMLSRLAFSIATTYRSDILIIDEVLSVGDKYFKAKCKKRMESIIKDSQLIILVSHSDSDIKKMCNRAILLDKGKVILDGSVDEVLEYYT; encoded by the coding sequence ATGGATAACATAACAGATACCCCCGTATTAGAATTAAAAAATGTCACATTACGCTATTCTAGTCGTAAACGTTTAGCCTTAAAAAAATTTTTGCTTTCTAAATATGAAAGAGAAAAAGTAGCAAAACAGACGAATTCAAGCCGTAGTGATGCATTGAGCGATGTTTCTATTAAGTTTTATAGAGGGGACATTGTGGGCATTTTAGGAAGAAACGGCTCGGGTAAGTCAACATTATGTCGCGTGATATCAGGTGTTCTTGAGCCAACTGAGGGCGAGGTCATTTCTAGATTAGACATTGGTTTTTTATTGTCACTAAAATCCTTCTTTTCTAAAGAACTGAGTGGGATTGATAATATCTATTTAACTGGTGCATTACTTGGCAAGACCAAACAAGAGATTGAAGAAAAGATAGATGATATTATTGATTTCTCAGAACTGCAAGATTCTATAAACAAACCTGTAGAAACCTATTCTAATGGAATGCTTTCACGATTAGCGTTTTCTATTGCAACAACATATCGAAGCGATATTCTCATTATTGATGAGGTGCTTAGTGTTGGTGACAAATATTTTAAAGCAAAATGTAAGAAAAGAATGGAAAGTATTATAAAAGATTCTCAATTGATTATTTTAGTTTCTCATTCTGATTCAGATATCAAAAAAATGTGTAATAGAGCTATCTTATTAGACAAAGGAAAGGTTATTTTGGATGGCTCTGTTGATGAGGTGCTTGAATATTACACGTAA
- a CDS encoding chaperone NapD, which produces MEKKQNSMLVENAQEWHVCGLVVQTRPENVAKVKEALLKVANTEIPAVDEEKGKIVVVMQSHDQRELLENMENARNIEGVIAVSLVYHQQDDDL; this is translated from the coding sequence ATGGAAAAAAAACAAAATTCAATGCTGGTGGAAAATGCACAAGAATGGCACGTTTGTGGTTTAGTCGTGCAAACAAGACCTGAAAATGTGGCAAAAGTAAAGGAAGCCCTTTTAAAGGTTGCCAATACGGAAATCCCGGCGGTTGATGAAGAAAAAGGAAAGATCGTGGTTGTTATGCAATCCCACGATCAACGAGAATTACTCGAAAATATGGAAAATGCACGTAATATCGAGGGAGTGATTGCAGTATCTTTGGTTTATCATCAGCAAGATGATGACCTGTAA
- a CDS encoding ABC transporter permease, which produces MKLNRHLKRDITKNIYILCVLAHLKQKAKVRDAFLGYLWWFIEPLMLIILYSYIVVVIFGQDGENRIFMIAIGVTLWKWWRMSLSRGVSTFQRYKGIVSQIKMPLSILPISEVCGEVYLFTFAYVILQTTMIAFGHYPDIPALLLSFLISFFIINSLTILLAVLNTFIRDIEFIIGFALRIVFYLTPILYPISRVPEEYRFLVDLNPFAYMITFYNNAFIDTYLVDYQILILSLLFSLVLFYFSVVLCNKVSPKIVRNIY; this is translated from the coding sequence ATGAAATTAAATAGGCATTTAAAACGTGACATCACCAAAAATATATATATTTTATGTGTTTTGGCACATTTGAAACAAAAGGCAAAAGTAAGGGATGCTTTCTTGGGGTATCTCTGGTGGTTTATTGAACCTTTAATGTTGATTATCCTATATAGCTATATTGTGGTTGTTATTTTTGGTCAAGATGGTGAAAATAGAATCTTTATGATAGCTATTGGGGTAACGCTTTGGAAGTGGTGGAGAATGTCTCTATCTCGAGGAGTATCAACTTTTCAACGGTATAAAGGGATCGTGTCTCAAATAAAAATGCCATTGAGTATATTACCTATTTCAGAAGTGTGCGGCGAGGTTTATCTGTTCACTTTTGCTTATGTTATTTTACAAACGACAATGATTGCTTTTGGTCATTATCCGGATATTCCAGCACTGTTACTTTCTTTCTTAATCTCTTTTTTTATAATAAATAGCCTTACTATTTTATTGGCAGTTTTAAATACATTTATTCGAGATATTGAGTTTATTATTGGCTTTGCTTTGCGAATAGTCTTTTATTTGACACCTATTTTATACCCTATTTCTCGCGTGCCTGAAGAGTATCGATTTTTAGTTGATTTGAATCCGTTTGCGTATATGATTACCTTTTACAACAATGCTTTTATTGATACGTATTTAGTAGATTATCAAATTTTAATTTTATCCTTATTATTTAGTTTAGTGCTTTTTTATTTTTCTGTTGTACTTTGCAATAAAGTATCACCTAAAATAGTGAGGAATATTTATTAA